In Clostridium sp. SY8519, one genomic interval encodes:
- the holA gene encoding DNA polymerase III subunit delta — MKQINTDIKNQTFQNLYLIFGEERYLAVQTKENLIRALTDPQDTMNYTVMEGKRTDPGELIELARTLPFFAERRVILVEDSGFFRSSQERLVNFLPELPESTVLIFAESEVDKRGKLYKYIQKHGHAAECGRQKTETLVLWVGQKLKAEHKKITRSVMELFLSRTGDDMNVIANELEKLLAYTMDRTVISAEDVEAVCGSQVQGKIFAMIDAIAERNQQKALRYYQDLVMLREPPMRILALITRQFHILEQLKSMQEKGVPRQQAASRLKIPPFAVKKNLGQASKFTADRLRKAFADCIRTDEEIKSGRQNDRLAVELLIIRYSA, encoded by the coding sequence ATGAAGCAGATAAATACAGATATTAAAAATCAAACCTTTCAAAATCTTTACCTGATTTTCGGGGAAGAACGCTATCTGGCGGTGCAGACCAAAGAAAATCTGATCCGTGCGCTGACCGATCCGCAGGATACGATGAATTATACGGTGATGGAGGGAAAGCGCACAGACCCCGGAGAATTGATCGAACTGGCCAGAACGCTGCCCTTTTTCGCGGAACGCAGGGTGATTCTTGTGGAAGACAGCGGTTTCTTTCGCTCTTCCCAGGAACGTCTGGTGAATTTCCTCCCGGAACTTCCGGAAAGTACGGTTCTGATATTTGCGGAATCGGAAGTGGACAAACGCGGCAAATTATATAAATATATCCAGAAACACGGACATGCGGCAGAATGCGGCAGACAGAAAACAGAGACACTGGTGCTCTGGGTCGGGCAGAAGCTGAAGGCGGAACACAAGAAGATCACCCGCAGTGTGATGGAACTGTTCCTGTCCCGCACCGGGGATGATATGAATGTAATCGCGAACGAACTGGAAAAACTGCTGGCATATACCATGGACCGGACGGTGATATCCGCGGAAGATGTGGAAGCGGTCTGCGGCAGTCAGGTGCAGGGAAAGATATTTGCCATGATTGACGCGATTGCAGAACGGAATCAGCAGAAGGCGCTTCGCTATTATCAGGATCTGGTGATGCTCCGGGAACCGCCCATGCGGATCCTGGCACTGATTACACGGCAGTTCCATATTCTGGAACAGCTGAAAAGCATGCAGGAAAAGGGGGTTCCACGGCAGCAGGCGGCATCCCGGTTAAAGATTCCGCCCTTTGCGGTGAAAAAAAATCTCGGACAGGCGTCGAAATTTACCGCAGACAGACTGCGGAAGGCCTTTGCCGACTGTATCCGTACCGACGAGGAAATAAAAAGCGGCAGACAAAACGACCGCCTGGCGGTGGAACTGCTGATCATCAGGTACAGCGCGTAA
- the hrcA gene encoding heat-inducible transcriptional repressor HrcA, translating into MRNEGRGTNEMDALDERKTKILNAIIRTYLDTGEPVGSRTISKMTDLNLSSATIRNEMSDLEELGYILQPHTSAGRIPSDQGYRFYVDNLMKDKDQEISDMKDFVIEHTEKMEKVLKEAVKLLAANTNYATMISTPAVTGSKLKFIQLSNVDQNHVLATIVLDGNLVKNKMIKVSESLDQETMLKLNILLNSSLNGLTLDQINLGTITRLKEQAGSHSSMISDVLDAVANAIQPDEDLEVYTSGAKNIFRYPELSDSHKAYELISALEDKTGLKNFLADKASEQSDSDEIQVYIGSENEMEEMEDCSVVTANYDLGGGLRGTIGIVGPKRMDYGKVVQSMKIIKQQLDDLYPERKNKKLEIAIRQDFFNALTTEKESDD; encoded by the coding sequence ATGAGAAACGAAGGAAGAGGCACGAACGAGATGGATGCACTGGATGAAAGAAAAACAAAAATCCTGAATGCCATCATAAGGACCTATCTGGATACCGGGGAACCGGTCGGATCCAGAACCATATCCAAGATGACGGACCTGAATCTGAGTTCAGCGACGATCCGCAATGAGATGTCTGATCTGGAGGAGCTGGGATACATTCTGCAGCCCCACACATCGGCAGGACGGATTCCTTCGGATCAGGGCTATCGCTTCTATGTGGACAACCTGATGAAAGACAAAGATCAGGAAATCTCCGATATGAAGGATTTCGTTATCGAGCATACAGAAAAAATGGAAAAAGTGCTGAAAGAAGCGGTGAAGCTCCTGGCGGCAAATACCAATTATGCGACAATGATATCCACACCGGCGGTGACGGGCAGCAAGCTGAAATTTATCCAGCTGTCCAATGTGGACCAGAATCATGTGCTGGCGACCATTGTGCTGGACGGGAACCTGGTAAAGAACAAGATGATCAAAGTCAGCGAATCCCTGGATCAGGAGACCATGCTGAAACTGAACATCCTGCTGAATTCCAGCTTAAACGGACTGACACTGGATCAGATTAATCTGGGTACGATTACCCGTCTGAAAGAGCAGGCCGGCAGCCACAGCAGCATGATTTCGGATGTGCTGGACGCGGTTGCCAACGCGATCCAGCCGGATGAAGACCTGGAGGTTTATACCAGCGGGGCCAAGAACATCTTCCGCTATCCGGAGCTGAGTGATTCCCACAAGGCCTATGAGCTGATTTCGGCCCTGGAGGACAAGACCGGACTGAAGAATTTTCTCGCGGACAAGGCTTCCGAACAGTCGGACTCGGATGAGATACAGGTTTATATCGGCAGTGAGAATGAGATGGAAGAGATGGAAGACTGCAGCGTCGTGACAGCAAATTATGACCTGGGCGGCGGCCTGCGGGGAACCATCGGAATCGTCGGTCCGAAGCGTATGGATTACGGGAAAGTGGTTCAAAGCATGAAGATCATCAAGCAGCAGCTGGATGATCTGTATCCGGAACGAAAGAACAAAAAACTGGAAATCGCCATCCGGCAGGATTTTTTTAACGCGCTGACGACAGAAAAAGAGTCGGATGATTAG
- the rpsT gene encoding 30S ribosomal protein S20, translating into MANIKSAKKRILVTATKTERNKAIRSSVKTAIKKVEAAVAANDKEAASAALLAATSVISKAAGKGIYHKNNAARKVSRLSKLVNGMN; encoded by the coding sequence ATGGCTAACATCAAATCAGCGAAAAAGAGAATTCTTGTAACAGCTACCAAGACAGAGCGCAACAAAGCAATCCGCTCTTCTGTTAAGACTGCTATCAAGAAAGTGGAAGCAGCTGTCGCAGCTAATGACAAAGAAGCTGCATCCGCAGCATTACTTGCCGCTACTTCTGTAATCAGCAAGGCAGCCGGCAAAGGAATCTACCACAAAAACAACGCTGCAAGAAAAGTTTCCCGTTTAAGCAAGTTAGTAAACGGCATGAATTAA
- a CDS encoding DMT family transporter, translating into MAKTPALILCALISCALWGSAFPSIKIGYRLFAVAGSDTGAQMLFAGLRFFLAGIQVLIFESIRRRKVILPDRAALPGIAVLSLFQTILQYAFFYTGLAHSTAVKGALITGTTTFFSILTAALLFRAERLSLLKLLGCLVGFAGLVLVNLGGTSVSLHAAPLGDALMLLSALSSGISTACLKIFSGKHDPVMLSGWQFSLGGIVLMGIGAGMGGHLHPAGPSAFLLLLYMALISSVAYTLWGILLKYHPVSRVTVFSFTIPIFGVLLSLLFAGENSTLPFAVFPALALVCAGILIVNQVTRREASPQSE; encoded by the coding sequence ATGGCAAAAACCCCTGCACTGATTCTCTGTGCATTAATCAGCTGCGCCCTCTGGGGCAGCGCTTTCCCAAGTATAAAAATCGGCTACCGCCTGTTTGCGGTCGCCGGCTCGGATACCGGCGCGCAGATGCTCTTTGCCGGACTGCGTTTCTTTCTGGCCGGCATCCAGGTACTGATCTTTGAATCCATCCGCCGCAGAAAAGTAATTCTTCCGGACCGGGCTGCCCTACCGGGCATTGCGGTACTCAGCCTGTTTCAGACGATTCTGCAGTATGCTTTTTTTTACACAGGCCTGGCGCACTCCACGGCAGTCAAGGGGGCTCTGATCACCGGCACCACCACCTTTTTTTCCATTCTGACGGCGGCGCTGCTCTTCCGCGCCGAGCGGCTGTCCCTCCTGAAACTTCTGGGATGCCTGGTCGGATTTGCCGGCCTGGTCCTCGTAAACCTGGGCGGCACCTCTGTTTCCCTGCACGCGGCTCCGCTGGGAGATGCCCTGATGCTTCTGTCCGCCCTGTCTTCGGGCATTTCCACCGCCTGTCTGAAGATCTTTTCCGGAAAACATGATCCGGTGATGCTTTCCGGCTGGCAGTTTTCCCTGGGCGGAATAGTGCTGATGGGAATCGGCGCCGGCATGGGCGGCCATCTGCATCCGGCCGGACCGTCCGCCTTCCTTCTTCTGCTTTATATGGCGCTGATCTCTTCCGTTGCCTACACCCTCTGGGGCATTCTGCTGAAATACCATCCGGTCTCCCGGGTAACCGTATTTTCCTTTACGATTCCGATCTTCGGCGTCCTGCTGTCCCTGCTTTTCGCCGGCGAAAATTCCACCCTTCCATTCGCGGTATTTCCGGCACTGGCCCTGGTCTGCGCCGGCATCTTAATCGTCAATCAGGTGACGCGAAGGGAAGCCTCTCCTCAGTCCGAGTAG
- the hemW gene encoding radical SAM family heme chaperone HemW: MKQAELYLHIPFCVRKCEYCDFLSAAPKDFAETEAYLSALLHEAEEKAEDLADYEIISIFIGGGTPSILRPRQIQRLMEGLYRWYRIREDAEITMECNPGTVDREKLKIMKASGINRISFGLQSCSREELQLLGRIHTFEEFLDGYQTARQTGFSNINVDLMFGLPNQSLKTYKDTLQKVIALEPEHISAYGLIIEEGTPFYQRYEEDERARQRGEEPRELPSEETERLMYLRTAEILRHAGYQRYEISNYAKKGMECRHNMGYWTGVEYLGLGLGASSMMKVHLRHRSGELTRPDPVWRFRTNSDLSSYIKGDFHAESETALSLKEQMEEYAFLGLRLTKGISKAEFGKRFHRPFDSVYRDTVRKAQKEGLLAEEGDRVRLTPAGIDISNYVLSQFLLDS, translated from the coding sequence ATGAAACAGGCAGAATTGTATCTACACATTCCCTTTTGCGTAAGGAAGTGTGAATACTGCGATTTTCTGTCCGCTGCGCCGAAAGATTTCGCTGAAACAGAAGCTTATCTTTCGGCGCTTCTTCACGAAGCAGAAGAAAAGGCGGAAGATCTTGCGGATTATGAAATCATCAGTATATTTATTGGCGGAGGCACGCCGTCCATTTTAAGACCCCGGCAGATACAGCGGCTGATGGAAGGACTGTACCGGTGGTACCGGATCCGGGAAGACGCGGAAATCACGATGGAATGCAATCCAGGAACGGTGGACAGGGAAAAATTGAAGATCATGAAAGCTTCCGGCATCAACCGGATCAGCTTCGGCCTTCAGTCCTGCAGCAGAGAAGAACTGCAGCTTCTGGGCAGAATCCACACCTTTGAAGAGTTCCTGGACGGTTATCAGACGGCGCGTCAGACAGGATTTTCCAATATCAATGTGGACCTGATGTTCGGCCTGCCCAATCAGTCGCTGAAGACGTATAAGGACACGCTGCAGAAAGTGATTGCCCTGGAACCGGAACATATCTCCGCATACGGTCTGATCATTGAAGAAGGCACGCCGTTTTACCAGCGTTATGAAGAAGATGAACGGGCGCGGCAGCGCGGCGAGGAGCCGCGGGAGCTTCCCTCTGAGGAAACGGAGCGGCTGATGTATCTGCGTACTGCGGAGATTTTACGGCATGCCGGGTATCAGCGCTATGAAATATCCAATTACGCAAAAAAGGGGATGGAATGCCGCCACAACATGGGATACTGGACCGGTGTGGAATATCTGGGCCTGGGGCTGGGTGCCTCTTCCATGATGAAGGTGCATCTCCGGCACCGCAGCGGCGAGCTGACCCGTCCGGATCCGGTTTGGAGATTCCGGACGAACTCGGATCTTTCTTCATATATAAAAGGAGATTTTCACGCGGAATCCGAGACTGCGCTCAGCCTGAAGGAGCAGATGGAGGAATACGCTTTTCTCGGCCTTCGCCTGACGAAGGGGATCAGCAAGGCCGAATTCGGCAAACGCTTTCACAGGCCCTTTGACTCGGTTTACCGGGATACGGTTCGGAAAGCACAGAAAGAAGGCCTGCTGGCAGAAGAGGGAGACCGGGTGCGCCTGACTCCTGCGGGGATTGATATCAGTAATTATGTGCTCAGTCAGTTCCTGCTGGATTCCTGA
- the lepA gene encoding translation elongation factor 4, whose product MIDQSKIRNFCIIAHIDHGKSTLADRIIEMTGTLTEREMTSQVLDNMELEQERGITIKSQAVRIIYKADDGEEYIFNLIDTPGHVDFNYEVSRSLAACDGAILVVDAAQGVEAQTLANVYLAIDHDLDVMPVINKIDLPSADPDRVIEEIEDVIGIEAQDAPRISAKTGENVHQVLEQIVQKIPAPTGDPKAPLQALIFDSVYDSYKGVIVFCRIKEGSVKVGTRIRMMATGAEADVVEVGYFGAGRYIPCDELSAGMVGYLTASIKNVRDTRVGDTVTDRERPCREPLPGYKKVTPMVYCGVYPADGAKYPDLRDALEKLQLNDAALQFEPETSAALGFGFRCGFLGLLHLDIIQERLEREYDLDLVTTAPSVIYRVHKTDGTMLEITNPSNLPDPSEVEYMEEPVVDAEIMVTSEYIGSIMDLCQERRGEYISMEYIEESRAVLKYVLPLNEIIYDFFDALKSRSRGYASFDYEMKGYVRSELVKLDILINREEVDALSFIVFKGSAYDRGRKICEKLKEEIPRHLFEIPIQAAVGGKVIARETVKAMRKDVLAKCYGGDISRKRKLLEKQKEGKKRMRQIGSVEIPQKAFMSVLKLDDK is encoded by the coding sequence TTGATCGATCAGAGTAAAATCAGAAATTTTTGCATCATAGCCCATATAGATCATGGGAAATCCACCCTTGCTGACCGTATCATAGAAATGACGGGCACACTGACCGAACGGGAGATGACCTCACAGGTTCTGGACAATATGGAACTGGAGCAGGAACGGGGCATCACCATCAAATCCCAGGCGGTTCGGATTATTTATAAAGCGGATGACGGCGAGGAATATATCTTTAACCTGATAGACACGCCGGGGCATGTGGACTTCAATTATGAGGTGTCCCGCAGCCTGGCAGCCTGCGACGGAGCGATTCTGGTGGTGGACGCCGCCCAGGGCGTGGAGGCGCAGACCCTGGCCAATGTATATCTGGCCATTGATCACGATCTGGATGTCATGCCGGTGATCAACAAGATTGATCTGCCCAGCGCGGATCCGGACCGGGTCATTGAGGAAATCGAGGACGTGATCGGCATCGAAGCCCAGGATGCGCCCCGTATTTCTGCAAAAACAGGAGAAAACGTGCATCAGGTGCTGGAACAGATCGTTCAGAAGATTCCCGCGCCCACAGGAGATCCCAAGGCGCCCCTGCAGGCACTGATATTTGACTCGGTATATGATTCCTATAAAGGGGTGATCGTATTCTGCAGGATCAAGGAAGGATCTGTGAAAGTGGGAACCCGGATCCGCATGATGGCAACCGGTGCTGAGGCCGACGTAGTGGAAGTGGGATATTTTGGCGCCGGCCGCTATATTCCCTGTGATGAACTGAGCGCCGGCATGGTCGGTTATCTGACTGCCAGCATAAAGAATGTACGGGATACACGGGTCGGAGATACCGTGACGGATCGGGAACGTCCCTGCAGGGAGCCGCTGCCGGGATATAAAAAAGTGACACCCATGGTGTACTGCGGTGTGTATCCGGCAGACGGAGCCAAGTATCCGGATCTGCGGGACGCACTGGAAAAACTGCAGCTGAATGACGCGGCCCTGCAGTTTGAGCCGGAGACTTCGGCAGCGCTGGGATTCGGCTTCCGCTGCGGGTTCCTGGGTCTGCTGCATCTGGATATTATTCAGGAACGGCTGGAACGGGAATACGATCTGGATCTGGTTACCACAGCCCCCAGCGTTATTTACCGGGTGCACAAGACCGACGGAACCATGCTGGAGATCACAAATCCTTCCAACTTACCGGATCCTTCGGAAGTGGAATACATGGAAGAACCGGTGGTAGACGCGGAAATCATGGTAACCAGCGAATATATCGGCAGCATTATGGATCTGTGCCAGGAACGCCGGGGCGAATACATCAGCATGGAATATATTGAAGAGAGCCGCGCGGTTCTGAAGTACGTGCTGCCGCTGAATGAAATCATCTATGATTTCTTTGACGCGCTGAAATCCCGTTCCAGAGGATATGCTTCCTTTGATTATGAAATGAAGGGATACGTAAGGTCAGAACTGGTAAAACTGGACATCCTGATCAACCGGGAGGAAGTGGACGCCCTTTCCTTTATTGTATTCAAAGGCAGCGCGTATGACCGGGGACGGAAGATCTGCGAAAAATTAAAAGAAGAGATTCCGCGCCATCTGTTTGAAATACCGATTCAGGCGGCAGTGGGCGGCAAAGTAATTGCAAGGGAAACGGTCAAGGCGATGCGCAAGGATGTGCTTGCGAAGTGCTACGGCGGTGATATTTCCCGAAAGAGAAAACTGCTGGAAAAACAAAAAGAAGGCAAGAAACGCATGCGCCAGATCGGCAGCGTGGAAATTCCACAGAAGGCATTTATGAGCGTTCTGAAGCTGGATGATAAATAG
- the grpE gene encoding nucleotide exchange factor GrpE, protein MEDNKTTKADLDQEELKHKAEDSQAEDSVKKTEEPEQEPAEAAEQASAEGEKLDDGFFKKKKKKDKKDEQIEELTDRLKRQMAEFDNFRKRTEKEKTQMFEIGAKDIIERILPVVDNFERGLAAVSEEDKDSPIVQGMEQIYKQLVTSLEEAGVTVIEAEGQTFDPNLHNAVMHVDDDAFGENVVAEEFQKGYKYRNSIVRHSMVKVAN, encoded by the coding sequence ATGGAAGACAACAAGACAACGAAGGCTGATCTTGACCAGGAAGAACTCAAACATAAAGCAGAAGATTCCCAGGCGGAAGATTCAGTGAAGAAAACAGAAGAACCGGAACAGGAGCCGGCGGAGGCAGCAGAGCAGGCATCCGCAGAAGGTGAGAAGCTGGACGACGGATTCTTTAAAAAGAAAAAGAAAAAAGACAAAAAAGACGAGCAGATCGAAGAACTGACCGATCGTCTGAAACGCCAGATGGCGGAATTTGACAATTTCCGGAAACGCACCGAAAAGGAAAAAACACAGATGTTTGAAATCGGGGCAAAGGATATTATTGAGCGTATCCTTCCGGTAGTGGACAACTTTGAGCGGGGACTGGCAGCAGTATCCGAAGAAGACAAAGACAGTCCGATTGTACAGGGCATGGAGCAGATTTACAAACAGCTGGTAACCAGCCTGGAAGAAGCAGGCGTTACCGTCATCGAAGCAGAGGGACAGACCTTTGACCCGAACCTTCACAATGCAGTGATGCATGTGGATGACGATGCCTTTGGTGAGAATGTTGTGGCAGAGGAGTTCCAGAAAGGGTATAAATACCGGAATTCTATCGTACGGCACAGCATGGTGAAAGTTGCAAACTAA
- a CDS encoding DNA internalization-related competence protein ComEC/Rec2 produces the protein MRHFRILLLSAAAAAVILMYLSGMMESQRCSSFFSQDLRGTATGIVTERSRKEEGAVYVIHRVSVRSGKGGYRLPGMLLYSRNDRIPAGSRVRVSGVMQPFSRRTNEGNFDPRQYYQQKRIFCCLTCDSIQVICYPRFPVREGLTEIRERLAAVYQQALPGRTAGILCALTVGDRSGLEEEELAAYQDHGIAHILAISGLHVSVVGMSLYRLLRKRFRVSYGAAVSVCGMVLLLYGAVSGWPASSARAVIMSLYMLGAEWSGRKYDSRMGLLSAALILLLVDPFFLRQAGFQLSFCAILSILALYPSVSALYGRFPLPPPVRALLDRSGFAMSLTVSLGMLPLTAWYFYQIPVYAVFLNLLVIPLCGPLLICALASGLLGLVSLTGAGILLLPCRGILALFRSAMDLTDLLPGGTWIVGRPPLWAMALFYIMLFGTAVWMRLLERRLVQRRDQSGAARRRKIYRRCCVLRGLLTGGSAAVMSVFLLVPPPPSFEINLLDVGQGDGIHIQTADGGNVCIDGGSSNISSVGLRRILPYLRYRKVKKIDWWLVSHTDEDHISGLLEILRAGYPVSNLVFSRASAAADAGDAGMGELRKAAAAAGCRVVYVQAGDCLRMGKITMTCLYPRRNDRSEDPNELCQVWRLEGGGISALFTGDLGKKGEEEMIRRGQVRKVDVLKVGHHGSKGSTSEEFLRKAAPEAALISVAEHNRYRHPSPDTLKRLREAGARIYTTKNGGQIRIRVRASETGTNGSRAFYTERPCGYSD, from the coding sequence CTGCGGCACTTCAGAATATTGCTTTTATCCGCTGCGGCAGCCGCGGTGATCTTGATGTATCTATCCGGTATGATGGAATCACAGCGCTGCAGCAGCTTTTTTTCACAGGATCTGCGGGGAACGGCCACCGGCATTGTGACCGAACGAAGCAGAAAAGAGGAAGGCGCGGTCTATGTGATCCACAGGGTGTCGGTACGCAGCGGGAAAGGAGGGTACCGGCTTCCCGGAATGCTTCTGTACAGCCGGAATGACCGGATTCCGGCAGGAAGCAGAGTGCGTGTTTCCGGCGTGATGCAGCCATTTTCCCGCAGGACCAATGAGGGGAATTTTGACCCACGTCAGTATTATCAGCAAAAAAGGATTTTCTGCTGTCTGACCTGCGATTCGATTCAGGTGATCTGTTATCCCCGGTTTCCGGTGAGAGAAGGACTGACAGAGATCAGGGAAAGACTGGCGGCGGTATATCAGCAGGCGCTCCCCGGCCGGACGGCGGGGATTCTCTGCGCGCTTACAGTGGGAGACAGAAGCGGCCTGGAAGAAGAGGAACTGGCGGCCTATCAGGATCACGGAATTGCGCATATTCTCGCGATTTCCGGTCTCCATGTATCTGTGGTGGGCATGAGCTTATACCGGCTGCTGCGGAAGCGGTTCCGTGTTTCCTACGGCGCGGCGGTGTCTGTCTGCGGCATGGTGCTGCTTCTGTACGGAGCAGTCAGCGGCTGGCCGGCCAGCAGTGCCCGCGCGGTGATCATGTCCCTGTACATGCTGGGAGCGGAATGGTCCGGCCGAAAGTATGATTCCCGGATGGGACTGCTCAGCGCGGCCCTTATCCTGCTTCTGGTGGATCCGTTTTTCCTGCGGCAGGCAGGGTTCCAGCTGTCCTTCTGCGCGATTCTGTCGATTCTTGCCCTTTATCCTTCGGTATCTGCGCTGTATGGCCGCTTTCCGCTTCCGCCGCCGGTCCGCGCTCTGCTGGATCGCAGCGGATTTGCCATGAGTCTTACGGTGAGTCTGGGAATGCTTCCTTTGACTGCCTGGTATTTTTATCAGATCCCCGTCTATGCGGTTTTTCTCAACCTGCTGGTCATCCCGCTGTGCGGCCCGCTGCTGATCTGCGCTCTGGCCAGCGGACTGCTCGGGCTGGTATCTCTGACCGGCGCAGGCATCCTGCTGCTTCCCTGCAGGGGGATCCTTGCTCTGTTCCGGTCTGCCATGGATCTGACGGACCTGCTTCCAGGCGGCACATGGATTGTGGGGCGACCGCCGCTTTGGGCAATGGCGCTCTTTTATATTATGTTATTCGGCACGGCAGTATGGATGCGGCTGCTGGAGCGGCGCCTGGTGCAGAGAAGGGATCAGAGCGGTGCGGCACGCAGAAGAAAAATTTACCGCCGCTGCTGTGTGCTGCGGGGTCTGCTGACGGGCGGATCTGCTGCAGTCATGAGTGTTTTTCTGCTGGTTCCGCCCCCGCCGTCCTTTGAGATCAATCTGCTGGATGTGGGGCAGGGGGACGGCATTCACATTCAGACAGCGGACGGCGGCAATGTCTGCATCGACGGCGGCAGCAGCAATATTTCCTCCGTTGGTCTCCGGCGCATTCTTCCCTATCTGCGTTACCGCAAGGTAAAAAAAATAGACTGGTGGCTGGTATCCCACACGGACGAGGATCATATCAGCGGTCTGCTGGAAATCCTCCGCGCAGGGTATCCGGTTTCCAATCTGGTGTTCAGCAGGGCGTCCGCCGCCGCAGATGCCGGGGATGCCGGAATGGGGGAATTGCGCAAAGCGGCGGCAGCAGCAGGCTGCCGGGTGGTATATGTGCAGGCGGGGGACTGTCTGCGCATGGGAAAAATTACAATGACCTGTCTGTATCCCCGCAGGAATGACCGATCAGAAGATCCGAATGAACTTTGCCAGGTCTGGCGTCTGGAAGGCGGGGGGATTTCCGCACTGTTTACCGGAGATCTGGGAAAAAAAGGAGAAGAAGAGATGATCCGGCGCGGACAGGTCAGAAAAGTTGATGTGCTGAAAGTGGGACATCATGGATCCAAAGGCTCCACTTCGGAGGAATTTCTGAGAAAGGCAGCGCCGGAAGCAGCGCTGATTTCTGTAGCGGAACATAACCGCTACCGCCATCCTTCCCCGGATACGCTGAAACGGCTGCGGGAGGCAGGAGCCAGGATTTATACGACGAAAAACGGCGGCCAGATCCGGATCCGCGTCAGGGCGTCTGAAACAGGAACCAATGGAAGCAGGGCCTTTTATACCGAACGTCCCTGTGGCTACTCGGACTGA